From the genome of Halomonas sp. 1513, one region includes:
- a CDS encoding CDP-diacylglycerol--serine O-phosphatidyltransferase, whose protein sequence is MSQEPNTPEQDRAEQVPPSRADEDIASAFVRETEVIEEAVEDGKKVRRRGIYLLPNLFTTSALFSGFFAVIAGINGDFTAAAVAIFIAMVLDGLDGRVARMTNTQSAFGAEYDSLSDMVSFGVAPALVAFTWILQDIGKTGWVVAFLYVACAALRLARFNVQIGSTDKKWFIGLPSPSAAAFVAASVWTFHSFDADAVGFKLLMLLVVAAAGVLMVSNIRYHSFKDIDFKKPVPFVVLLAIVLGFVMISVQPSVMLLLLFGAYVVSGPALAVMRKMKHAPDA, encoded by the coding sequence ATGAGCCAAGAGCCGAACACGCCAGAGCAGGATCGCGCCGAGCAGGTGCCTCCGTCGCGCGCCGACGAAGACATCGCTTCGGCCTTCGTGCGCGAGACCGAAGTCATCGAGGAGGCGGTAGAGGATGGCAAGAAGGTACGGCGACGGGGTATCTATCTGCTGCCCAACCTGTTTACCACCTCGGCACTGTTTTCGGGCTTCTTTGCCGTGATCGCCGGCATCAACGGCGATTTTACCGCTGCAGCGGTGGCGATCTTCATCGCCATGGTGCTCGACGGTCTCGACGGCCGGGTAGCGCGCATGACCAATACCCAGAGCGCCTTCGGTGCCGAGTACGACAGCCTCTCCGACATGGTCTCGTTCGGCGTGGCGCCGGCGCTGGTCGCCTTCACCTGGATCTTGCAGGATATCGGCAAGACCGGCTGGGTCGTGGCATTTCTCTACGTGGCCTGCGCCGCCCTGCGCCTGGCACGCTTCAACGTGCAGATCGGCAGTACCGACAAGAAGTGGTTCATCGGTTTGCCGAGCCCCTCGGCGGCAGCCTTCGTGGCTGCCAGCGTATGGACCTTCCACAGCTTCGATGCCGATGCGGTAGGCTTCAAGCTGCTGATGCTGCTGGTGGTGGCGGCCGCCGGGGTGCTGATGGTCAGCAATATTCGCTACCACAGCTTCAAGGACATCGACTTCAAGAAGCCGGTCCCCTTCGTGGTGCTGCTGGCCATCGTGCTTGGCTTCGTGATGATTTCAGTGCAGCCCTCGGTGATGTTGCTGCTGCTGTTCGGTGCCTATGTGGTCTCGGGGCCAGCGCTGGCGGTGATGCGCAAGATGAAGCACGCCCCCGACGCCTGA
- a CDS encoding acetolactate synthase, large subunit, biosynthetic type, protein MELLSGADMIARFLQDEGVEYIYGYPGGAALHIYDALFRQDKVKHILVRHEQAATHAADGYARASGKPGTVLVTSGPGATNAVTGIATAYMDSIPMVVLCGQVMSHLIGDDAFQETDIIGVTRPIVKHSFSIRHPSEIPEVLKKAYYLASTGRPGPVVVDIPKDMTAPTERYEYVYPKKVKMRSYNPVTRGHTGQIKKAVELMLKAKRPVFYTGGGVITGRACEGLTDLVKQLGFPITTTLMGIGAFPQSDDQCLGWLGMHGSYESNMAMHHADLVIAIGARFDDRVTNNTSKFCPTAKIVHVDIDPSSVSKTVRADVPIVGPAASVINEMISLVQGKEIAHPDALGEWWQKIDGWREERRGKLYEPSEPGEALKPQEVIEAVCRITRGEAFVTTDVGQHQMFAAQYYKFDKPNRFITSGGLGTMGFGFPAAMGIKKSYPQDDVVCITGEGSFQMMMQELSTCKQYGVGVKIVNLNNGSLGMVRQWQDLNYKSRHAHSYMESLPDFQKLIEAYGFTAIKVERHEDLEPALERAFADNNELVFLDIYVDPREHVYPMQVPLGAMRDMLLSKTERT, encoded by the coding sequence GTGGAACTGCTTTCCGGCGCCGACATGATCGCCCGCTTCCTGCAGGATGAGGGCGTCGAATATATCTATGGTTACCCGGGCGGCGCAGCGCTGCATATCTACGACGCGCTGTTCCGTCAGGACAAGGTCAAGCACATCCTGGTACGCCACGAGCAGGCGGCGACCCACGCCGCCGACGGCTATGCCCGTGCGTCCGGCAAGCCCGGCACCGTGCTGGTGACCTCCGGGCCCGGCGCGACCAACGCCGTGACCGGTATCGCCACCGCCTACATGGACTCGATTCCGATGGTGGTGCTGTGCGGCCAGGTGATGAGTCACCTGATCGGCGATGACGCCTTCCAGGAAACCGACATCATCGGCGTGACCCGGCCGATCGTGAAGCACAGCTTCTCGATCCGGCATCCGTCCGAGATTCCGGAAGTCCTCAAGAAGGCCTACTATCTGGCCTCTACCGGCCGTCCCGGTCCGGTGGTGGTGGATATTCCCAAGGACATGACCGCGCCCACCGAGCGCTACGAGTACGTCTACCCGAAGAAGGTCAAGATGCGCTCCTACAACCCGGTGACCCGCGGCCATACCGGCCAGATCAAGAAGGCCGTGGAGCTGATGCTCAAGGCCAAGCGGCCGGTGTTCTATACCGGCGGCGGGGTGATCACCGGTCGCGCCTGCGAGGGGCTCACCGACCTGGTCAAGCAACTCGGCTTCCCGATCACTACCACCCTGATGGGCATCGGCGCCTTCCCGCAGAGCGACGACCAGTGCCTCGGCTGGCTGGGCATGCACGGCTCCTACGAGTCGAACATGGCCATGCACCATGCCGACCTGGTGATCGCCATCGGCGCGCGCTTCGACGACCGGGTCACCAACAACACCTCCAAGTTCTGCCCCACTGCCAAGATCGTGCACGTCGACATCGACCCCAGTTCGGTGTCCAAGACGGTGCGTGCCGATGTGCCCATCGTCGGGCCGGCGGCCAGCGTGATCAACGAGATGATCAGCCTGGTGCAGGGCAAGGAGATCGCCCATCCCGACGCCCTCGGCGAGTGGTGGCAGAAGATCGACGGCTGGCGCGAGGAGCGCCGCGGCAAGCTCTACGAGCCCTCCGAGCCCGGCGAGGCGCTCAAGCCGCAGGAGGTCATCGAGGCGGTGTGCAGGATTACCCGCGGCGAGGCCTTCGTGACCACCGACGTCGGCCAGCACCAGATGTTTGCCGCGCAGTACTACAAGTTCGACAAGCCCAACCGTTTCATCACCTCGGGGGGGCTGGGCACCATGGGCTTCGGCTTCCCGGCGGCCATGGGCATCAAGAAGAGCTACCCCCAGGACGATGTGGTGTGCATCACCGGCGAGGGCAGCTTCCAGATGATGATGCAGGAGCTGTCGACCTGTAAGCAGTACGGGGTGGGCGTCAAGATCGTCAATCTCAACAACGGGTCGCTGGGCATGGTGCGCCAGTGGCAGGACCTCAACTACAAGTCGCGCCATGCGCACTCGTACATGGAGTCGCTGCCCGACTTCCAGAAGCTGATCGAAGCCTACGGGTTTACCGCCATCAAGGTAGAGCGTCACGAGGATCTCGAACCCGCCCTCGAGCGGGCCTTCGCCGACAACAACGAGCTGGTGTTCCTCGACATCTATGTCGACCCGCGCGAGCACGTTTATCCGATGCAGGTGCCGCTGGGTGCCATGCGTGACATGCTGCTTTCGAAGACGGAGCGGACCTGA
- a CDS encoding acetolactate synthase small subunit, translating into MRHIISILMENEPGALSRVVGLFAQRNYNIETLNVAPTEDPTLSRLTVTTIGDDRVIEQITKHLNKLIDVVKLVDLTEGNHIERELMMVKVKALGAARDEVKRTADIFRAQIVDVTPSLYTVQITGDAGKLDAFLQAMAPVGILEVARTGVSGIARGDKVLSL; encoded by the coding sequence ATGCGCCATATCATTTCGATCCTGATGGAAAACGAGCCCGGCGCGCTGTCCCGCGTGGTGGGGCTGTTCGCCCAACGCAACTACAACATCGAGACGCTCAACGTGGCGCCCACCGAAGACCCGACCCTGTCGCGGCTGACGGTGACCACGATCGGCGATGACCGAGTGATCGAGCAGATCACCAAGCATCTCAACAAGCTGATCGACGTGGTCAAGCTGGTCGACCTGACCGAGGGCAACCACATCGAACGCGAGCTGATGATGGTTAAGGTCAAGGCGCTCGGTGCCGCGCGTGACGAGGTCAAGCGCACCGCCGATATCTTCCGCGCGCAGATCGTCGACGTCACGCCGAGCCTCTACACGGTGCAGATCACTGGCGATGCCGGCAAGCTGGATGCCTTCCTGCAGGCCATGGCACCGGTGGGCATTCTCGAGGTGGCCCGCACCGGGGTGTCGGGTATTGCCCGTGGCGATAAGGTGCTCAGCCTTTAG
- a CDS encoding transcriptional regulator IlvY, translated as MDMRPLKHFLALADMLHFGRASDACHISPSTLSRSIRQLEENLGAPLFERDNRHVALTRQGQMFQHYARDALEQWEAIRHSLMSEARELAGEISIYCSVTASYSFLYALLSEFRLRHPRIELKLHTGDPAESVGRVLAGEEDMAITPRPRTLPEGLAFKPMTTSPLVFIAPCEETSWMPSTPQTPSAAQWAGVPMILSESGLAREHCDTWFKALGITPQIYAQVAGNEAIVSMVGLGFGVGVVPKIVLDNSPLRDRVTILPVKPELPHYDVGLCVAKRRLKSPLIRALWAEV; from the coding sequence ATGGACATGCGCCCCCTCAAGCACTTCCTGGCCCTGGCCGACATGCTGCACTTCGGCCGCGCCAGCGATGCCTGCCATATCAGCCCCTCGACGCTGTCGCGTTCGATCCGCCAGCTCGAAGAAAACCTCGGCGCACCGCTGTTCGAGCGCGACAACCGCCACGTCGCGCTGACCCGCCAGGGGCAGATGTTCCAGCACTATGCCCGCGATGCGCTGGAGCAGTGGGAGGCGATACGCCACTCGCTGATGAGCGAGGCCCGTGAGCTGGCCGGCGAGATCAGCATCTACTGCTCGGTGACCGCCAGCTACAGCTTCCTCTACGCGCTGCTCAGCGAATTTCGCCTGCGTCACCCGCGCATCGAGCTCAAGCTGCACACCGGCGACCCCGCCGAGTCGGTGGGGCGGGTACTGGCCGGCGAGGAGGACATGGCGATCACGCCCCGGCCGCGCACCCTGCCCGAAGGCCTGGCCTTCAAGCCGATGACCACCTCGCCGCTGGTGTTCATCGCCCCCTGCGAAGAGACCAGCTGGATGCCCAGCACGCCGCAGACCCCCAGCGCCGCCCAGTGGGCCGGCGTGCCGATGATTCTCTCCGAGTCGGGCCTGGCCCGGGAGCACTGCGACACCTGGTTCAAGGCGCTGGGCATCACGCCGCAGATCTATGCTCAGGTCGCCGGCAACGAGGCCATCGTCAGCATGGTCGGCCTGGGCTTCGGCGTCGGTGTGGTGCCCAAGATCGTGCTCGATAACAGCCCGCTGCGCGACCGGGTCACGATCCTGCCGGTCAAGCCCGAACTGCCCCACTACGACGTCGGCCTGTGCGTCGCCAAGCGCCGCCTCAAGAGCCCACTCATCCGTGCGCTTTGGGCGGAAGTGTAG
- a CDS encoding ketol-acid reductoisomerase, which yields MRVYYDKDCDLSLIQGKKVTIVGYGSQGHAHANNLKESGVDVTVALRQGSSSAAKAEAAGLKVASVPEACKTADVVMILAPDENQKAIYENEVEPNLKEGATLAFAHGFNIHYNQIEPRKDLDVIMIAPKAPGHTVRSEFVKGGGIPDLIAIHQDASGSAKELALSYAAGVGGGRSGIIETTFKDETETDLFGEQAVLCGGAVELVKAGFETLTEAGYAPEMAYFECLHELKLIVDLMYEGGIANMNYSISNNAEYGEYVTGPEIINDESRAAMRNALKRIQTGEYAKMFINEGNSNYPSMTARRRLNAEHDIEQVGAKLRSMMPWIAANQLVDKSKN from the coding sequence ATGCGCGTCTATTACGATAAGGACTGCGACCTGTCCCTCATCCAGGGCAAGAAGGTCACCATCGTCGGTTACGGCTCCCAGGGCCACGCCCACGCCAACAACCTCAAGGAATCCGGCGTCGACGTCACCGTAGCGCTGCGCCAAGGCTCCTCCTCCGCGGCCAAGGCCGAGGCGGCAGGCCTCAAGGTCGCCTCCGTGCCCGAGGCGTGCAAGACCGCCGACGTGGTGATGATCCTGGCTCCGGACGAGAACCAGAAGGCGATCTACGAGAACGAGGTCGAGCCGAATCTCAAGGAAGGTGCCACCCTGGCCTTCGCCCACGGCTTCAACATCCACTACAACCAGATCGAGCCGCGCAAGGATCTGGACGTGATCATGATCGCGCCCAAGGCCCCGGGCCACACCGTGCGCTCCGAGTTCGTCAAGGGCGGCGGCATTCCCGACCTGATCGCCATCCACCAGGATGCCTCGGGCTCCGCCAAGGAGCTGGCACTCTCCTACGCCGCGGGCGTCGGCGGCGGCCGCAGCGGGATCATCGAGACCACCTTCAAGGACGAGACCGAGACCGATCTGTTCGGCGAGCAGGCGGTGCTGTGCGGCGGTGCCGTCGAGCTGGTCAAGGCCGGTTTCGAGACCCTCACCGAGGCCGGCTACGCCCCGGAGATGGCCTACTTCGAGTGCCTGCATGAGCTCAAGCTGATCGTCGACCTGATGTACGAGGGCGGCATCGCCAACATGAACTACTCGATCTCCAACAATGCCGAGTACGGCGAGTACGTCACCGGTCCCGAGATCATCAACGACGAGTCTCGCGCTGCCATGCGCAATGCGCTCAAGCGCATCCAGACCGGCGAGTACGCCAAGATGTTCATCAACGAGGGCAACAGCAACTACCCGTCGATGACCGCGCGTCGCCGTCTCAACGCCGAGCACGACATCGAGCAGGTCGGCGCCAAGCTGCGCTCGATGATGCCGTGGATCGCCGCCAACCAACTGGTCGACAAGTCCAAGAACTGA